The Methanoculleus marisnigri JR1 genome window below encodes:
- a CDS encoding V4R domain-containing protein, whose protein sequence is MEQGTNSRGRPGRPKANLEIDLYSTPAGARAVENPVRRTILAALRERECTFEEIVSLAGRAKSTVSVHLQDLAAAGVIGSRPDPEDSRRKIFFLTGDLVASVLPETRVADDLAAYAGMYRPGSGDPFAFYRLAFRTIRVSLMQEGVLLDPLLTRAGEWLGEELYPAVAAPETGAFCANIARFWEEHRLGRIEVAETEPLVLLIYDCFECVDLPVTGKPACAFDSGILRALFSRHYGRPAEAVETRCYSMGFDHCRFEIAVEGGGREECRTPE, encoded by the coding sequence ATGGAGCAGGGGACGAACAGCCGGGGGAGACCCGGGAGGCCGAAGGCGAACCTGGAGATAGACCTCTACTCGACTCCTGCGGGTGCGCGGGCGGTCGAGAATCCGGTGCGGCGCACGATCCTCGCGGCCCTCCGGGAGCGCGAGTGTACGTTCGAGGAGATCGTCTCTCTCGCGGGCCGGGCGAAGTCGACGGTCTCGGTGCACCTCCAGGACCTCGCGGCGGCGGGCGTGATCGGGTCGCGGCCCGACCCGGAGGACTCCCGGAGAAAGATCTTCTTCCTCACCGGCGATCTCGTCGCAAGCGTCTTACCTGAGACGCGGGTGGCCGATGACCTCGCCGCCTATGCAGGGATGTATCGACCCGGGTCAGGTGACCCCTTCGCATTCTACCGGCTCGCGTTCCGGACGATCCGGGTCTCGCTCATGCAGGAGGGAGTCCTCCTCGACCCGCTCCTCACCCGGGCCGGGGAATGGCTGGGCGAAGAACTCTACCCGGCGGTGGCCGCCCCGGAGACCGGAGCATTCTGCGCGAACATCGCCCGGTTCTGGGAGGAGCACCGCCTCGGTCGGATCGAGGTCGCGGAGACGGAACCGCTCGTCCTCCTCATCTACGACTGCTTCGAGTGCGTCGATCTCCCGGTCACCGGGAAGCCCGCGTGCGCGTTCGACTCAGGCATCCTCCGGGCGCTCTTCTCCCGCCACTACGGGCGGCCGGCGGAGGCGGTCGAGACCCGGTGCTACTCAATGGGGTTCGATCACTGCCGGTTCGAGATCGCCGTGGAAGGCGGCGGAAGAGAGGAGTGTCGGACCCCGGAATAA
- a CDS encoding FprA family A-type flavoprotein, translated as MMPTKLAPGVHWVGAIDWNLREYHGYTLPGTTYNAYLVQGEKTALIDGAYAGFEGEVLGRIGSVCDPGAIDYIVVNHIEMDHSGTLPAFVRRMPAVPIYCTERARAGLARHYDTTGWNIRVVKSGDTLDLGGKTLVFLEAPMLHWPDSMFTYLAEDAILFPNDAFGQHVASAARFDDELGRDAAMTHAQKFFANLIIPLAPKVLKKLNEVGGLGIDIRMIAPSHGVIWRSHAGDILEAYTDWSRGVAKDKVTIVYDTMHGSTTMLAKAIAEGVMAEGADVRVCLLRDGRYEGTHRSDIVTEVLDSKAVLVGSPTLQDEVLPTVAGFLSYLRGLRPGRLTAKKIGCAFGSHGGMGGAVAQAEAALKAAGIEVIDGGFHVNYRPDGDEIARAYELGRRVAREIRAR; from the coding sequence ATGATGCCTACGAAACTTGCCCCCGGCGTCCACTGGGTCGGGGCGATCGACTGGAACCTGAGGGAGTACCACGGCTACACCCTCCCGGGAACGACATACAACGCCTATCTCGTCCAGGGTGAGAAGACAGCGCTGATCGACGGCGCTTACGCCGGATTCGAGGGTGAAGTCCTCGGCCGTATCGGATCCGTCTGCGACCCGGGCGCGATCGATTACATCGTCGTGAACCACATCGAGATGGACCATTCCGGCACGCTGCCCGCGTTCGTGCGGCGGATGCCCGCCGTCCCGATCTACTGTACGGAGCGGGCTCGCGCCGGGCTTGCCCGCCACTACGACACGACGGGCTGGAACATCCGGGTCGTCAAGTCCGGCGACACCCTCGACCTCGGGGGGAAGACGCTCGTCTTCCTCGAGGCGCCGATGCTCCACTGGCCCGACTCGATGTTCACCTACCTCGCCGAGGACGCCATCCTCTTCCCGAACGACGCCTTCGGGCAGCACGTCGCGAGTGCCGCCCGGTTCGACGACGAACTCGGGCGCGACGCGGCAATGACCCACGCGCAGAAGTTCTTCGCGAACCTGATCATACCGCTGGCGCCGAAGGTCTTGAAGAAACTCAACGAGGTTGGGGGCCTCGGCATCGATATCAGGATGATCGCGCCGAGTCACGGTGTCATCTGGCGGTCGCACGCCGGCGATATCCTCGAGGCCTACACCGACTGGAGCCGGGGCGTCGCGAAAGACAAGGTCACGATCGTCTACGACACCATGCACGGCTCGACCACGATGCTGGCGAAGGCGATCGCCGAGGGCGTCATGGCCGAAGGCGCCGACGTCCGGGTCTGCCTGCTCCGGGACGGGCGCTACGAGGGAACGCACCGGAGCGACATCGTCACGGAGGTGCTCGACTCGAAGGCGGTTCTCGTCGGGTCGCCGACGCTCCAGGACGAGGTCCTCCCCACGGTGGCCGGGTTCCTCAGTTACCTCCGCGGGTTACGGCCGGGCCGCCTTACCGCAAAGAAGATCGGGTGCGCGTTCGGGTCCCACGGCGGTATGGGGGGCGCGGTTGCTCAGGCGGAGGCGGCCCTGAAGGCGGCCGGGATCGAGGTGATCGACGGCGGGTTCCACGTGAACTACCGCCCGGACGGTGACGAGATTGCCCGGGCTTACGAACTCGGGCGGAGGGTGGCGCGGGAGATCCGCGCCCGGTAG
- a CDS encoding MFS transporter: MDGKHRAAYTVIVLFGIVSLFGDIIYEGARSVSGPYLYILGASALAVGVVAGLGEFLGYALRLASGYLADTTRHYWAITFIGYGMLAAVPLLALAGSWEAAALLLILERAGKGIRVPARDAILANATTTVGRGWGFAVHEALDQVGAVIGPLIFTAIFLAQGDYRSGFALLAVPFVLMILALLFARRRAPEPVSLEAGGSDSRGTSLPGPLLPYGVFTALTMAGFAAFPIIAYHFAVTGTVSEAEIPLFYAVAMGVDAIAALTIGRAYDRFGLVTLLSVPLLAIGIPFLAFGTSYALALAAVVLWGAAMGAQETILRAAVADYTHISKRGTAYGIFNTVYGAAWFAGSAVIGWAYTVAVPLVVGFLVVMQIGALAAFAWMRRGSAAPAS; encoded by the coding sequence ATGGACGGCAAACACCGTGCAGCCTACACCGTGATCGTCCTCTTCGGCATCGTAAGCCTCTTTGGGGATATCATCTACGAAGGGGCACGGAGCGTCTCCGGCCCCTACCTCTACATCCTCGGTGCCAGCGCTCTCGCCGTCGGGGTGGTCGCGGGGCTCGGTGAGTTCCTTGGCTACGCCCTGCGCCTGGCCTCCGGGTACCTGGCCGATACCACGCGGCACTACTGGGCGATCACGTTCATTGGCTACGGGATGCTCGCCGCGGTCCCGCTCCTCGCGCTTGCCGGGTCCTGGGAGGCCGCCGCGCTTCTTCTCATCCTCGAACGGGCGGGGAAGGGTATCAGGGTGCCGGCACGGGACGCCATCCTTGCGAATGCCACGACGACGGTCGGCCGGGGTTGGGGATTTGCCGTGCATGAGGCCCTCGATCAGGTCGGGGCGGTCATTGGGCCCCTGATCTTTACCGCCATCTTCCTTGCGCAGGGAGACTACCGGAGCGGGTTTGCCCTTCTCGCCGTCCCGTTCGTGCTGATGATCCTCGCCCTCCTCTTCGCCCGGCGTCGGGCGCCTGAACCGGTTTCGCTTGAGGCTGGCGGCTCCGATTCCCGTGGGACCAGCCTCCCGGGGCCCCTGCTCCCCTACGGCGTCTTCACCGCGCTCACCATGGCCGGATTTGCGGCGTTCCCGATCATCGCCTACCACTTCGCCGTCACCGGCACGGTCTCAGAAGCAGAGATCCCGCTCTTCTACGCCGTCGCCATGGGCGTCGATGCCATCGCAGCCCTCACAATCGGGCGGGCATACGACCGGTTCGGGCTTGTCACCCTCCTCTCCGTGCCGCTCCTTGCCATCGGCATCCCCTTCCTCGCCTTCGGGACGAGTTACGCCCTCGCGCTCGCCGCCGTGGTGCTCTGGGGCGCGGCGATGGGTGCGCAGGAGACGATCCTCAGGGCCGCCGTCGCCGACTACACCCATATCAGCAAGCGCGGGACGGCATACGGGATATTCAACACCGTCTACGGGGCTGCCTGGTTTGCCGGGAGCGCCGTCATCGGGTGGGCCTACACAGTCGCCGTCCCGCTCGTCGTCGGGTTCCTGGTCGTGATGCAGATCGGGGCGCTCGCAGCATTCGCCTGGATGAGACGCGGGTCTGCCGCACCGGCGAGCTGA
- a CDS encoding lysylphosphatidylglycerol synthase transmembrane domain-containing protein, translated as MKNLRWIALSLLLSGAALIGLLAATFTPATRAYLGEVGVAALLLAFALRAGSILCRVVRIGVICRGLGYTVPLSSLAITQSLSLFAGSITPGQVGGEPVRIHRLSRSGLAVGDAVTVVVAERVLDLAVFASLTVAALLAVQHLWDYLAATVLYPVAAFLVLVLSLLLALVLLVRRPSLANRVIGGAAVRVLDRCGRSRRWLRFCPGSDGAEGLAERIARETEIFAASSSRFVRADPRALGGAILISILDWVLLFSTASALLVALDLPPSFPESFLFQGILQMIAAVPLIPGAAGIAEIGAATLYSRIVPTYLLGLFVVLWRLILYFLNIPLGLLAAALAARERSGGEGADRLGTENL; from the coding sequence ATGAAGAACTTGCGCTGGATCGCGCTCTCGCTCCTCCTCAGCGGCGCGGCCCTCATCGGGCTGCTCGCGGCGACCTTCACCCCGGCAACACGGGCCTACCTCGGGGAGGTCGGCGTCGCCGCCCTCCTCCTCGCCTTCGCGCTCCGGGCCGGATCGATCCTCTGCCGGGTGGTTCGGATCGGGGTCATCTGCCGCGGCCTCGGCTATACCGTGCCGTTATCGAGCCTCGCGATCACCCAGAGCCTCTCGCTCTTCGCCGGCTCGATCACCCCCGGCCAGGTGGGCGGCGAACCCGTCCGGATTCACCGGCTCTCGCGTTCCGGGCTCGCCGTCGGGGACGCCGTCACCGTCGTCGTCGCGGAGCGGGTGCTCGACCTCGCGGTTTTTGCCTCCCTCACCGTTGCGGCCCTTCTCGCCGTCCAGCATCTCTGGGACTACCTCGCCGCGACCGTCCTCTATCCGGTGGCGGCCTTCCTCGTCCTCGTCCTCTCCCTCCTGCTCGCGCTCGTCCTCCTGGTCCGCCGCCCGTCTCTCGCGAACCGGGTTATCGGCGGCGCTGCCGTCCGGGTGCTCGACCGGTGCGGCCGGAGCCGGCGCTGGCTCCGGTTCTGTCCGGGCTCGGATGGTGCGGAGGGGCTCGCGGAGCGGATTGCCCGCGAGACCGAGATCTTTGCCGCGAGTTCTTCCCGGTTTGTGAGGGCCGATCCCCGGGCGCTCGGCGGCGCGATCCTGATCAGCATCCTCGACTGGGTCTTGCTCTTTTCCACGGCGTCGGCGCTGCTCGTTGCTCTCGATCTCCCGCCGTCCTTTCCCGAGTCGTTCCTCTTCCAGGGCATCCTCCAGATGATCGCGGCCGTCCCGCTCATCCCCGGCGCGGCGGGGATCGCGGAGATCGGCGCCGCCACGCTGTATAGCCGGATCGTGCCCACCTACCTCCTCGGCCTCTTCGTCGTTCTCTGGCGGCTGATCCTCTACTTCCTCAACATCCCGCTCGGCCTCCTCGCGGCGGCTCTTGCGGCGAGGGAGAGGAGCGGCGGTGAGGGGGCGGATCGCCTGGGCACCGAAAACCTATAA
- a CDS encoding DUF5612 domain-containing protein has protein sequence MTTDTEMYALSIITENRAGVLRDVATVMADYLANIQMIQQSIIASGPNTGKAYLYFEFEECGNHGELIADLARVPSVVDVTIYPPFSRIFGSRVIIIGGGAQVAQVALGAVNEADRHNIRGERISVDTIPLVGEQDLALAVDAVARLPRASILVLAGSLMGGEVSRAVERVRAAGIPVIALKMAGSVPSHADLVVTDPIQAGVFAVMHVSGKAVFDINRVRGREF, from the coding sequence ATGACCACCGATACTGAAATGTACGCCCTCTCGATCATCACCGAGAACCGGGCCGGCGTGCTGCGCGACGTGGCCACGGTGATGGCGGATTACCTGGCGAACATCCAGATGATCCAGCAGTCGATCATCGCCTCCGGCCCGAACACCGGGAAGGCTTACCTCTACTTCGAGTTCGAGGAGTGCGGGAATCATGGCGAACTCATCGCCGACCTGGCACGGGTGCCGTCCGTCGTCGACGTCACCATCTACCCGCCGTTCTCCCGGATATTCGGGTCACGGGTGATCATCATCGGCGGCGGTGCGCAGGTGGCGCAGGTGGCGCTCGGCGCCGTGAACGAGGCGGACCGCCACAACATCCGCGGCGAGCGGATATCGGTGGACACGATCCCTCTCGTCGGCGAGCAGGATCTGGCGCTCGCCGTGGACGCGGTGGCGCGGCTCCCCCGGGCGTCGATCCTGGTGCTCGCCGGGTCGCTGATGGGAGGTGAGGTCTCGCGGGCGGTGGAACGTGTCCGGGCGGCGGGCATCCCGGTGATCGCCCTCAAGATGGCCGGCAGCGTTCCTTCGCACGCCGACCTGGTGGTGACCGATCCGATCCAGGCGGGGGTCTTTGCCGTGATGCACGTCAGCGGCAAGGCGGTCTTCGATATCAATCGCGTGCGGGGGCGTGAGTTCTGA
- a CDS encoding L-threonylcarbamoyladenylate synthase, with the protein MDPIDMAVRVLSRDGLVVYPTETVYGLGADALSEDAVMRVYEAKNRPLGKPISIAVSDMEMLAAVAVVDDAARAFIERFLPGPVTVLLPAKSCLPAVLTGGTGLIGVRWPDHEIAAAIIARLDAPITSTSANISDDIPPTRPDEVSVPHDYLVDGGELPGTPSTVVDLPARRVLRKGAGWEAVEAFLESLK; encoded by the coding sequence ATGGACCCGATCGATATGGCCGTCCGGGTGCTCTCGCGTGACGGGCTCGTCGTCTACCCTACCGAGACGGTCTACGGCCTCGGTGCGGACGCACTCTCCGAGGATGCCGTGATGCGGGTGTACGAGGCCAAAAACCGGCCGCTGGGTAAACCGATATCGATCGCGGTCTCGGATATGGAGATGCTTGCCGCCGTCGCGGTGGTGGACGATGCTGCGCGGGCGTTCATCGAGCGGTTCCTGCCCGGCCCGGTGACGGTGCTCCTCCCGGCGAAGTCCTGCCTTCCGGCGGTGCTGACGGGCGGGACAGGTCTCATCGGGGTCAGGTGGCCCGACCACGAGATCGCCGCCGCGATCATCGCCCGGCTCGATGCGCCGATCACGTCCACCAGCGCGAACATCTCGGACGATATCCCGCCGACCCGTCCCGACGAGGTCTCCGTTCCCCACGATTACCTGGTCGACGGGGGGGAACTCCCCGGGACGCCGAGCACGGTGGTGGATCTCCCCGCCCGGCGCGTCCTGCGCAAGGGCGCGGGATGGGAAGCGGTGGAGGCGTTCCTGGAGAGCTTGAAATGA
- a CDS encoding DNA polymerase subunit beta: MSSIRLRDFIEDREGCLYAVSNYDNAERIGCILRYVPDPDGERTNLAGRRYHKYDFAESFDWIRAHKPEYLDSVHRVPYCDVARVYKPEEEIAGVAARNRRVARLLAHLDLPAGSFGCTGSLLCGLENGASDIDLVVYGDAWFVAQRRLRDLVERGAIPGMSTAMWRKVYDKRVPEISFDAFVLHEQRKWNRGEFEGTYFDLLYTRDYGNLDAIPAGAGRVLGRATIEATVTGASLSFDSPAVYAVDHDEISRILSFTHTYSGQALAGEVIEAKGVVEEHGDERWLIVGTTREAKGEYIVSKTLLESV, encoded by the coding sequence ATGAGTTCGATACGGCTCCGTGACTTCATCGAGGATCGCGAGGGCTGCCTCTATGCGGTCTCGAACTACGACAACGCCGAACGGATCGGGTGCATCCTCCGCTACGTCCCCGATCCGGACGGGGAGCGGACGAACCTCGCCGGTCGGCGATACCATAAATACGATTTTGCCGAGTCTTTCGACTGGATCAGGGCGCACAAGCCGGAGTACCTGGACAGCGTCCACCGGGTGCCCTACTGCGATGTGGCCCGGGTCTACAAGCCCGAGGAGGAGATCGCCGGCGTGGCGGCCCGGAACAGGCGGGTGGCAAGGCTCCTCGCTCACCTGGATCTCCCGGCGGGCTCGTTCGGGTGCACGGGTTCGCTCCTCTGCGGCCTCGAGAACGGCGCTTCCGACATCGACCTGGTGGTCTACGGCGACGCCTGGTTCGTCGCGCAGCGCCGGCTTCGCGACCTCGTGGAGAGGGGGGCGATCCCGGGGATGAGCACCGCGATGTGGCGGAAGGTCTACGACAAGCGGGTGCCCGAGATATCCTTCGACGCCTTCGTCCTGCATGAGCAGCGGAAGTGGAACCGGGGGGAGTTCGAGGGAACCTACTTCGATCTCCTCTACACCCGGGACTACGGGAATCTGGACGCGATCCCGGCCGGCGCGGGGAGGGTTCTCGGCCGGGCGACGATCGAGGCGACGGTCACCGGCGCGTCGCTCTCCTTCGACAGCCCGGCGGTCTACGCGGTGGATCACGATGAGATCTCCCGGATCCTCTCTTTTACCCACACCTACTCGGGCCAGGCGCTCGCGGGGGAGGTCATCGAGGCGAAGGGCGTCGTGGAGGAGCACGGCGACGAGCGGTGGCTGATCGTCGGGACGACCCGCGAGGCGAAGGGCGAGTACATCGTCTCGAAGACGCTGCTCGAGAGCGTTTAG
- a CDS encoding CRISPR-associated protein Cas4, with protein sequence MTDYIPVSGVVACHICPRRYYFERSEEHPESPRYTVCKQVSTHLGELLEAEQIWQEILCVLPEAAEDVRELFDECVAACSETKWERPVQVDLAVESDTLGIRGRVDKIFEDGTFAVTRSSAAPKAGVYNTDRLRIACYVACLKETLGRPVAGGYVEYVASGVCRYVEPQPRDRREMIKAIRAAKRVVAGELPPRPLRAPCEGCPHLERCTAGPRRLSDLF encoded by the coding sequence ATGACAGACTACATCCCGGTATCCGGCGTCGTCGCCTGCCACATCTGTCCCCGGCGCTACTACTTCGAGCGCTCGGAAGAGCACCCGGAGTCTCCGCGCTACACCGTCTGCAAACAGGTCTCGACGCACCTCGGCGAACTCCTCGAGGCGGAGCAGATCTGGCAGGAGATCCTCTGCGTCCTCCCCGAAGCAGCGGAAGACGTCCGGGAACTCTTCGATGAATGCGTCGCCGCCTGCAGCGAGACCAAATGGGAGCGGCCCGTCCAGGTCGACCTCGCCGTCGAGTCCGACACCCTCGGCATCCGCGGAAGAGTCGATAAAATCTTCGAGGACGGCACGTTCGCCGTCACCCGGTCGAGCGCCGCGCCGAAGGCCGGGGTCTACAACACCGACCGGCTCCGGATCGCCTGCTACGTTGCCTGCCTCAAGGAGACCCTCGGCCGCCCCGTCGCCGGCGGCTACGTCGAGTACGTCGCAAGCGGCGTCTGCCGCTACGTCGAGCCGCAGCCCCGCGACCGGCGGGAGATGATCAAAGCGATCCGGGCGGCAAAACGGGTCGTCGCGGGCGAACTCCCGCCCCGGCCCCTCCGGGCGCCCTGCGAGGGCTGCCCGCACCTCGAACGGTGCACCGCCGGCCCCCGCCGGCTCTCCGACCTCTTCTAA
- a CDS encoding DUF3467 domain-containing protein → MANREISVNIPGNLDPVYSNRIQIAYKEDEFTFLFLHEIPGMNQARGKAIVSISPRHAKNLVEVLAKSVADYEQKFGKITAPEAAAQQESNVTIRGYS, encoded by the coding sequence ATGGCAAACCGCGAGATATCGGTCAACATCCCCGGCAATCTCGACCCGGTCTACTCGAACCGCATCCAGATCGCCTACAAGGAGGACGAGTTCACGTTCCTCTTCCTGCACGAGATCCCCGGCATGAACCAGGCGCGGGGGAAGGCAATCGTCTCGATCAGCCCCCGGCACGCGAAGAACCTGGTGGAGGTGCTGGCGAAGAGCGTCGCCGACTACGAGCAGAAGTTCGGCAAGATAACCGCCCCGGAGGCCGCCGCGCAGCAGGAGAGCAACGTCACCATCCGGGGGTACTCCTGA
- a CDS encoding HdeD family acid-resistance protein translates to MANDIESGAGSLDTGGAAGSARWFVLFLGIIAILFGVLFFVYPIPTLTLLATILGIYWLANGVVVLLSLSRHKTGWGWKMLVGILGILAGVIVLIYPLYSAVLVPTIYAIIIGVEGLVIGAIYLVQGFSGEGWGTAVLGILSIIFGLILIAHPLIAALAFVLLIAVLAIIGGIAAVILALRMPG, encoded by the coding sequence ATGGCCAACGATATTGAATCCGGCGCCGGCTCCCTGGATACGGGCGGCGCTGCTGGCTCGGCACGCTGGTTCGTGCTGTTCCTCGGGATCATCGCGATCCTCTTCGGCGTCCTCTTCTTCGTCTACCCCATCCCGACACTGACGCTCCTCGCCACCATCCTCGGCATCTACTGGCTGGCGAACGGCGTCGTCGTGCTCCTCAGCCTCTCCCGCCATAAAACCGGATGGGGCTGGAAGATGCTGGTCGGCATCCTCGGCATCCTCGCGGGAGTGATCGTGCTCATCTATCCACTCTACAGTGCCGTCCTCGTCCCGACGATCTACGCCATCATCATCGGGGTGGAGGGTCTCGTCATCGGGGCAATCTACCTGGTGCAGGGGTTCTCCGGCGAGGGCTGGGGGACGGCGGTCCTCGGCATCTTAAGCATCATCTTCGGGCTGATCCTGATCGCGCACCCGCTCATCGCGGCGCTGGCCTTCGTGCTGCTCATTGCGGTGCTTGCCATCATCGGCGGAATCGCGGCCGTCATCCTTGCTCTGCGGATGCCGGGGTGA
- a CDS encoding CGGC domain-containing protein, translated as MGDPIRLGIIICDRYRTCAGGKCLRALRDREGAFERYKGKDVELVGFATCNGCPGGNIEYVPQEMKNNGAEVVHLATGMVVGYPPCPRISYFSRFIREKYDMDVVVGTHPIPEKYFTTHTNLGSWDSALWKDLIAPTLTDEKTRLSYD; from the coding sequence ATGGGAGATCCGATCAGACTGGGAATCATCATCTGCGACCGCTACCGGACCTGTGCCGGGGGCAAGTGCCTGCGGGCACTGCGCGACCGCGAAGGCGCTTTTGAGCGCTACAAAGGAAAAGACGTTGAGCTTGTCGGGTTTGCAACCTGCAACGGCTGTCCCGGCGGGAACATCGAGTACGTCCCGCAGGAGATGAAGAACAACGGTGCCGAGGTCGTGCACCTCGCCACCGGCATGGTTGTCGGGTATCCCCCCTGTCCGCGGATCTCGTACTTTTCCCGGTTCATCAGGGAAAAATACGACATGGACGTGGTCGTGGGGACCCACCCTATCCCGGAGAAGTACTTCACCACGCACACGAATCTCGGCTCCTGGGACTCGGCACTCTGGAAAGACCTGATCGCCCCCACCCTCACCGATGAAAAAACCCGGTTATCCTACGATTAA
- a CDS encoding dihydrofolate reductase family protein: MYPEVIIHNTVSLDHAVRGFEIDLGLHYGALLALEPGAVLAGSATARSGIELFTDVNETETEADRHRPEVRPDDPRPVCVIVDSKGILKDLLHFYRNMEHTKDVIVLVSEATPEDYLDYLREREYPFIRRGKDRVDLKGAIRELGERFGISRVVSDTGPDLNDVLIREGIADTISLIVHPVVVGEGEKKLFGRAGGRTALELRKAVPLEQGTVHLVYAVKK; encoded by the coding sequence ATGTATCCTGAAGTCATCATCCACAACACCGTGAGCCTCGACCACGCGGTACGGGGCTTCGAGATCGATCTCGGGCTGCACTACGGCGCGCTCCTGGCCCTCGAACCGGGGGCGGTGCTCGCGGGTTCGGCCACCGCAAGGTCCGGGATCGAACTCTTCACGGACGTCAACGAGACTGAAACGGAGGCGGACCGGCACCGGCCCGAAGTCCGGCCGGACGATCCGCGCCCCGTCTGCGTCATCGTCGACAGCAAGGGCATACTAAAAGATCTGCTCCACTTCTACCGGAACATGGAGCACACGAAAGACGTCATTGTCCTCGTCTCGGAGGCGACGCCGGAAGACTACCTCGACTACCTCCGCGAGCGGGAGTACCCGTTCATCCGGCGCGGCAAGGACCGGGTTGACCTCAAGGGCGCCATACGGGAACTCGGGGAGCGGTTCGGGATCTCGCGGGTGGTCTCCGATACCGGCCCGGACTTGAACGACGTCCTGATCCGGGAGGGGATCGCGGATACGATCAGCCTGATCGTCCATCCGGTCGTCGTCGGCGAGGGGGAGAAGAAACTCTTCGGCCGGGCCGGGGGGCGGACGGCGCTCGAACTCCGGAAGGCCGTACCGCTGGAGCAGGGGACGGTGCACCTCGTCTACGCGGTGAAGAAATGA
- a CDS encoding deoxyguanosinetriphosphate triphosphohydrolase family protein, with protein sequence MEIPQSIFDRMERSMADRESLLSRRATRNADYLRRSGCKPEDPVIRPPFFRDADRIVHSKAYSRYIDKTQAFYLVENDHITHRVLHVQLVSKIARTIGRALCLNEDLIEAIALGHDIGHVPYGHLGEKFLDELCTEHGLGGFRHNVQSVRFLDVVEDCDLTLQVLDGILCHNGEVHAQSLTVEGEARWDSFAEKLARIEAGADALPLTTEGCVVRCADSVSYLGRDLADALEVEVIDERDLDDFPENCMNFFGIAGRKKEDFSEVNRRVLDVLIRDIIAGSYDADCIAFSAEASACVAAFKEFNMQHIYDNPRLLANQKKIRFMFRYLFDRTLEDIAEEREASPVYEDLINAPWASPRYIATAAPEELARDFIAGMTDRYFEWAFQRSILPERVRSRYRGW encoded by the coding sequence ATGGAGATCCCGCAGAGTATCTTTGACCGCATGGAACGGAGCATGGCCGATCGCGAATCGCTCCTCTCGCGCCGGGCGACCCGGAACGCCGATTACCTCAGGCGGTCCGGCTGCAAACCCGAGGACCCGGTCATCCGGCCGCCGTTCTTCCGGGACGCCGACCGGATCGTCCACTCGAAGGCCTACTCGCGCTACATCGACAAGACCCAGGCCTTCTACCTGGTCGAGAACGACCACATCACCCACCGCGTCCTTCACGTCCAGCTCGTCTCGAAGATTGCACGGACGATCGGAAGAGCTCTTTGCCTGAACGAGGACCTGATCGAGGCGATCGCCCTCGGCCACGACATCGGCCACGTGCCCTACGGCCACCTCGGCGAGAAGTTCCTCGACGAGCTCTGCACCGAGCACGGGCTCGGGGGGTTCCGGCACAACGTCCAGAGCGTCCGGTTCCTCGACGTCGTCGAGGACTGCGACCTCACGCTGCAGGTGCTGGACGGGATCCTCTGCCACAACGGCGAAGTCCACGCCCAGAGCCTCACGGTCGAGGGCGAGGCCCGCTGGGACTCGTTTGCGGAGAAACTGGCGCGGATCGAGGCCGGTGCCGACGCCCTCCCGCTCACCACCGAGGGATGCGTCGTCCGGTGCGCCGACAGCGTCTCCTACCTCGGTCGCGACCTTGCGGACGCCCTCGAGGTCGAAGTCATCGATGAACGGGATCTCGATGACTTCCCGGAGAACTGCATGAACTTCTTCGGTATCGCCGGGCGAAAGAAGGAAGATTTCTCGGAAGTTAACCGAAGAGTGCTCGACGTCCTGATCCGCGACATCATCGCCGGGAGTTACGATGCCGACTGCATCGCCTTCTCCGCCGAAGCGTCGGCGTGCGTCGCGGCCTTCAAAGAGTTCAACATGCAGCACATCTACGATAACCCAAGGCTCCTCGCGAACCAGAAGAAGATCCGGTTCATGTTCCGGTACCTCTTCGACCGCACCCTCGAGGATATCGCAGAAGAGCGCGAGGCTTCACCGGTCTATGAGGATCTCATCAACGCACCGTGGGCATCTCCGCGGTACATCGCCACCGCAGCGCCGGAGGAACTCGCGAGGGATTTCATCGCCGGGATGACCGATCGCTACTTCGAATGGGCCTTCCAGCGGAGCATCCTCCCCGAAAGAGTCCGGTCGAGGTACCGGGGGTGGTGA